Proteins found in one Lutimonas zeaxanthinifaciens genomic segment:
- a CDS encoding geranylgeranylglycerol-phosphate geranylgeranyltransferase, which produces MILLIQYLFKYFLFEKYNIEVSLDDLHFGLLAFSTVFVAIAGYIINDVNDVKTDIINKPDKLFVDKKITRINAHYLFIGFNSVGLLIGMYLSYYIGHTSYFIIYVLTSLLLYQYAKYLKKMFILGNITVSLIIFLCILMTAVFDVAPATNGYNLEAQIEIFYIFLTYGVFGFLLTFIREIVKDMEDIEGDKSIDAKSFPIVMGNKKTKVIIFVIALVLVSGLSFLIFRLYESEKILVYYTLIMVLLPLIFFINKLYWAREKSDFHFLSSVLKMIMLTGMLSILTL; this is translated from the coding sequence CCATTTTGGACTTTTAGCATTCTCAACCGTATTTGTGGCCATCGCAGGATACATTATCAATGATGTGAATGATGTTAAAACAGATATAATTAATAAGCCTGATAAATTATTCGTAGATAAAAAAATCACAAGAATCAATGCCCATTACCTCTTTATTGGGTTCAATTCCGTCGGGCTCTTAATAGGAATGTATCTGTCTTATTATATAGGACATACCTCCTACTTTATTATTTATGTCCTTACCTCCTTGCTTTTGTATCAGTATGCCAAGTACCTTAAAAAAATGTTTATTCTTGGCAATATCACCGTTTCACTTATCATTTTTTTGTGTATTCTAATGACGGCCGTTTTCGATGTCGCTCCTGCAACAAACGGTTACAACCTAGAAGCTCAAATTGAAATTTTTTACATTTTTCTCACTTATGGTGTATTTGGATTTTTGCTTACCTTCATAAGAGAAATCGTTAAGGATATGGAAGATATTGAGGGAGACAAATCGATCGATGCCAAGTCTTTCCCGATTGTAATGGGAAATAAAAAGACGAAGGTTATTATATTTGTCATTGCTCTAGTATTAGTTTCAGGGCTTAGCTTTTTGATCTTCAGGCTTTATGAGAGTGAGAAGATTCTTGTTTACTACACGCTGATTATGGTCCTGCTTCCACTTATTTTCTTTATAAACAAGTTGTATTGGGCTAGGGAAAAAAGTGATTTTCATTTCTTAAGTTCAGTTTTAAAAATGATCATGTTAACGGGAATGCTTTCCATACTAACACTATAA
- a CDS encoding Maf-like protein has product MLNSILNGKNLILGSGSPRRSFFLQELGLDFEIRLKETEEIYPEHLKKEKISEFLSVEKAKPFKNELKENEILITADTIVWHKDRALGKPKNKDEAFQMLRSLSNNSHKVISSVAITTLENQIVLSDSTKVTFKKLTEKEINFYIDNYQPFDKAGAYGIQEWIGLIGVTEIEGSYFNVMGFPVQKFYETLSQF; this is encoded by the coding sequence ATGCTGAACTCAATTTTAAACGGCAAGAATTTAATCCTTGGCTCCGGATCTCCAAGAAGAAGTTTCTTTTTACAGGAATTAGGGCTCGATTTTGAAATTCGCCTGAAAGAAACGGAAGAGATCTATCCTGAGCATTTAAAAAAAGAGAAGATCAGTGAATTCCTTTCAGTAGAAAAGGCAAAACCCTTTAAAAATGAGCTAAAAGAGAACGAAATACTGATTACGGCAGACACCATTGTATGGCATAAAGACAGGGCTTTGGGAAAACCGAAAAATAAGGATGAAGCTTTTCAGATGCTGCGTTCCCTTTCAAACAACTCTCACAAAGTTATCAGTTCGGTGGCTATAACTACGTTAGAGAATCAAATTGTATTGTCTGATTCGACAAAAGTGACGTTTAAAAAACTGACTGAAAAAGAAATCAATTTTTATATTGATAATTACCAGCCCTTTGATAAGGCGGGAGCCTATGGGATTCAGGAATGGATTGGATTGATAGGAGTTACTGAAATTGAAGGAAGTTACTTTAACGTAATGGGTTTTCCGGTTCAAAAATTCTATGAAACCCTGAGCCAATTTTAA
- a CDS encoding transketolase family protein yields the protein MKKYTFTKKIDTRSGFGAGLAELGRTNKNVVALCADLVGSLKMDEFIKENPERFFQVGIAEANMMGIAAGLTIGGKIPFTGTFANFSTARVYDQIRQSIAYSGKNVKICASHAGLTLGEDGATHQTLEDIGMMKMLPGMVVINPCDYNQTKAATIAIAEHEGPVYLRFGRPAVPVFMPENEKFEIGKAIQLTEGNDVTIVATGHLVWESLQAAEALDTMGISAEVINIHTIKPLDTEAILKSVSKTKCIVTAEEHNILGGLGESVSRVLALNNPVPQEFVAVNDKFGESGTPAQLMEKYKLNDKAVIEAVKAVLKRK from the coding sequence ATGAAAAAATACACCTTCACAAAAAAAATTGATACGCGTTCAGGCTTTGGTGCCGGACTTGCAGAGTTGGGTAGAACCAATAAAAATGTAGTTGCACTATGTGCGGACCTGGTAGGATCCCTAAAAATGGATGAGTTCATTAAGGAAAACCCGGAAAGATTCTTTCAGGTAGGAATTGCGGAAGCCAATATGATGGGAATCGCGGCCGGCCTTACGATTGGAGGTAAAATTCCATTCACAGGAACATTTGCCAATTTTTCAACGGCGAGGGTATATGACCAAATCCGACAATCAATAGCCTATTCAGGAAAAAATGTGAAAATCTGTGCCTCTCATGCCGGACTTACTCTTGGTGAAGACGGTGCCACGCATCAGACTTTGGAAGATATCGGAATGATGAAAATGCTTCCTGGCATGGTAGTCATCAATCCCTGCGATTACAACCAGACAAAAGCGGCCACGATAGCAATTGCTGAACATGAAGGGCCTGTTTATTTGAGGTTTGGGCGACCTGCAGTACCTGTTTTTATGCCGGAGAACGAAAAGTTTGAAATTGGAAAGGCGATTCAATTGACTGAAGGAAATGATGTTACAATAGTTGCTACAGGTCATTTGGTATGGGAATCTCTTCAAGCGGCTGAAGCGTTGGATACAATGGGAATTAGCGCTGAGGTTATCAATATTCACACCATCAAACCATTGGATACAGAAGCTATCCTAAAATCTGTTTCAAAAACAAAATGTATCGTTACTGCTGAGGAACACAATATTCTTGGAGGTCTGGGAGAAAGCGTTTCCCGAGTATTGGCATTGAATAATCCCGTTCCACAGGAATTTGTTGCGGTTAATGATAAGTTTGGAGAATCAGGAACACCGGCACAATTAATGGAAAAATACAAGCTAAATGATAAAGCCGTAATTGAAGCCGTTAAAGCT